In the Streptomyces sp. NBC_00193 genome, GAGCTCTCCCCGCGCCACGTCCCCGACGAGATCATCGAGGTCCCCGGCATCCCCCACACCCTCACCGGCAAGCGCATCGAGGTCCCGGTCAAGCGCCTCCTCCAGGGCGCCCCCATGGCCAAGGCGGTCAACCCCGGCTCGGTGGACAACCTCGACCTCCTGCACTTCTACGAGGAGCTCGCCCGCACCCGCGGCTGACGCGAGAGGCCACTGTCAGTGGCGATGATTACTCTGAGTGAGCAAGTGATCGCGTCACTCAGGGGGAACCATGCCACGCTCGAACGACACCGGGACCGCCACCACCACGGGGCGTCCCGCCCGCACCGGCAGGCGCCGCACCCTGCGCCGCGAAGTCCCCAGCACCGTCGGCCTCCTGGCCGACGCCGGGGACTTCGCGGCCATGCGCGGGTACCGCAGCTTCACCTTCGACGACCACCGCGACTACCTGGACCACGTGGACCGGCTGCTCCGCTCCCTCGCGGCCCGGGGCATCCACATCACCGTCGCCCTCTTCGACCCCGTGGAGTACGCCGACTTCTGCGCGGACCGCGGACTGGACCCGGACACCCCCGGGGCCCGCACCCGGTTCACCGCCGAACTGGGCGGCGCCACCGGCGGCCTCCCCTATGCCGGCCAGCCCATCGACGAACTGGTCCCGCTCCTCGTGGACGCGGCCGTCCGGCAGGCCACCTGGGAGTACGCGAGCTCGCTGCTGGCCGAAGTGGGCCGCTGCGCCGACTGCGGGGAGGACATCGGGACCGCCTCCTTCGAGCGCGCCGCCGAGGCGCTCCGGCACCTCGTGGACCGGGCCGGTCCGGGCCACCACCACCTGGTGTGCAGCGTCCCGGCCCCGGAGGAACAGCTCGTGGCGGTCCTGCACGCCGACACCGGCCCCGGCGGCGGACCCCGGGTCGACGGCCGCGACGGCCTCGACTTCGTGACCGTCCTCGCCGCGGGCCTGGCCCTCGGCGGGCCCGGGGGACTGGTCCTGCGCACCACCACCGAGGGAGACCGGGACCGCGTCCACGGCTGGCGCCTGGACCGCGGCCGCCTGGTACCCCTCTCGGCGGCGGCGGTCTTCAACGCCTACTGCACCGACGCCGACACCGGAGAGCCCGTGGGCCCAGAGCCCGGCGTCGAATACTGCCCCGGCTACGAGGTGGATGAACCGGGCCCGCACCACTGACCCGGGCGCACCCCGCCCACCGGCAACGGCCGAGGGGCCCCCGCCACCGGCGAAGGCCCCTCGAACGTCGCTCCGCACCATCCGGCGCGGTGCTTCTGCTTCCTACTCTCCGGACAGCACGGCCTGGGCGGCCACCCGGGCCTCCTCGGCGGTGTCCGAGGCACGCGCGGCGGCAGCCGCACGCTCGCACTGCGCGAGGGTGTACTTGGCCAGCGTCGCCCGCACGTAGGGAATCGAAGCGGCACCCATCGAAAGAGAGGTGACACCCAGACCCGTCAGCACACAGGCCAGCAGCGGGTCGGAGGCGGCCTCGCCACAGACGCCGCAGCTCTTGCCCTCGGCCTTGGCGGCCTCGGCCGACATGGCGATCAGGTCGAGCAGCGCGGGCTGCCACGGGTCCTGCAGACGCGATACCGCACCGACCTGACGGTCGGCGGCGAAGGCGTACTGGGCCAGGTCATTGGTGCCCAGCGAGAGGAACTCGACCTCCTGGAGGATCGAGCGCGCCCGCAGCGCGGCGGAGGGGATCTCCACCATCGCACCGAACTTCGCCTTCAGACCGGCCTCGCGGCACGCGTCCGCGAACGCCTTGGCGTCGATGCGGTCGGCCACCATCGGGGCCATGACCTCGAGGTAGACCGGCAGCCCCTCGGCGGCCTTGGCCAGCGCGGTGAGCTGCGTACGCAGCACGTCCGGGTGGTCGAGCAGCGAACGCAGGCCACGGACACCCAGAGCCGGGTTCGGCTCGTCGGCCGGGGTGAGGAAGTCCAGCGGCTTGTCGGCGCCGGCATCCAGAACGCGTACGACGACACGACCCTCGGGGAAGGCTTCGAGGACCTTGCGGTACGACTCGATCTGCTTCTCTTCGGTCGGCGCGTGCTTGCTGTCGTCCAGGAAGAGGAACTCGGTGCGGAACAGGCCCACACCCTCGGCCCCGGCATCGACGGCCGCCGGCACGTCCGCCGGACCGCCGATGTTGGCGAGCAGCGGAACCTTGTGACCGTCGGACGTGGCGCCCGGACCGGAAGAAGCGGAGAGAGCAGCCTTGCGCTCGGCGGCCGCAGCCTCCAGCTCGGCCCGCTTCGCCGCGCTCGGCTCCACGAACAGGTCGCCGGTGCTGCCGTCGACGGCGATGACCGTACCTTCGGCGATCTCACCGGCACCCGGCAGCGCCACGATGGCCGGCACGCCCAGCGCCCGCGCGAGGATCGCGCTGTGGCTGGTCGGGCCGCCTTCCTCGGTCACGAAACCGAGGACCAGCGTGGGGTCGAGCAGAGCGGTGTCGGCGGGAGCCAGGTCCCGCGCGATCAGCACGTACGGCTCGTCGCTGTCGGGCACACCGGGCATCGGCACGCCGAGCAGGCGCGCGACGATGCGGTTGCGCACGTCGTCCAGGTCGGCCACGCGGCCGGCCATGTACTCACCCGCACCGGCGAGCAGGTCACGGTAGGCGGCGAACGCGTCGTACACACCGCGCTCGGCGGTGCTGCCGACGGCGATGCGCCGGTCGACGTCCGCCATGAGCTCGGGGTCCGTGGCGATCATCGCCTGGGCCTCGAGCACGTGCTGGGCCTCGCCACCGGCCAGCTGGCCCCGGGCGATCAGGTCGGCCGATACAGCTTCCACGGCCTGACGGGCGCGCCCCTGCTCGCGCTCCGCCTCGTCCGCGGTGATCTGCTTCGCCGGCGGTTCGAGAACCGCCGTGCCCATGTGCCGAACCTCGCCGATCGCCACACCGTGGCTCACGCCGACGCCTCGCAGCGTTGTCTCCATTTCACCTGTCTCCGATTGAGCGGCGGGTCCACCCGCCGCGTTGGATGTCCAGTTCGCCCGAGCAGGCGGATACGTCACTGCCAGCCGAAGAGAACGTCTCCGGCCTTCATGTCTCCGGCCTCGACAACGTCAGTGAGGGAGTCGGCAGTCGCTTCCAGCGCCACGACGGGGCAGATGGGGGACTTGCCGGCAGCCTCGACGGCCGCGGGGTCCCAGCGAATGACCTCCTGGCCGCGGGTCACGGTGTCGCCCTTGTTGACGAGCAGCTCGAAGCCCTCGCCGTTGAGCTGAACGGTGTCGATGCCCAGGTGCGTGAGCACACCGTGGCCTTCACTGTCGACGACGACGTACGCGTGCGGGTGCAGGGAGACCACTACACCGTCCACGGGGGACACCGCCGCCGAAGGCTCGCGCACGGGATCAATGGCGGTACCCGGTCCCACCATCGCGCCGGAGAACACCGGATCGGGCACTGCCGCGAGTCCGATCGCGGTCCCGGCAAGTGGGGACGTCACGCTGGTCATGGGGGCCTCCCAGGGGTGGGGCTTCGTCGTGTCGCCGTCACTACCTGTCGCGAACGGCGTACTCTCCAGAAGGATAAGTCACAAGATGTTCGGGTTCGCCCGATGTTGGTCCCGAACTGGACTGGTCCTTCGGCACGGAGACTAGTGGACTAGACCGGTGGACTAGACCATACGCCTGATTCGATTTGCTTGGGTCCTGCCCGACCTGTACTGTCGTGACTCCCGCCAGGAAGCCCCGCGTGAACATTTCGCGAACGGCCGATGGACGGGACACCCCCTCTCTCCAGTTCTGATCTTGATCTCTCCTTCTTTCCGCATGCCTATTCGGCAAAACGGAGAGTGGTCAGGGAGAAGGAAAAGGGCTGATAGAGTCGGACTCGCCGGAAAGGGAAAACGCGAAAGCGGTTGACCTGGAAGGCGGAAAACAAGCGAGACAGACTCTGATAGAGTCTGAAACGCAAGAACAGAACAGAACGAAAGCCCGGAGGAAAGCCCGAGAGGGTGAGTACAAAGGAAGCGTCCGTTCCTTGAGAACTCAACAGCGTGCCAAAAATCAACGCCAAAAAGTTGATACCCCGTCCATTTCGGTGGATGAGGTTCCTTTGAAAAAGACCTGTGAGGTCGCGGCTTCGGCCCTGACACTTGCAGGCAATTACACAGCGAGGACGCAGTGGACGGTCGGTCTTATTCCGACATGACTGTCCCGCTCTAAGTGCGTGTGCACCCGATTACGGGTAAACATTCATGGAGAGTTTGATCCTGGCTCAGGACGAACGCTGGCGGCGTGCTTAACACATGCAAGTCGAACGATGAAGCCCTTCGGGGTGGATTAGTGGCGAACGGGTGAGTAACACGTGGGCAATCTGCCCTTCACTCTGGGACAAGCCCTGGAAACGGGGTCTAATACCGGATAACACTCCTGCCTGCATGGGCGGGGGTTAAAAGCTCCGGCGGTGAAGGATGAGCCCGCGGCCTATCAGCTTGTTGGTGGGGTAATGGCCCACCAAGGCGACGACGGGTAGCCGGCCTGAGAGGGCGACCGGCCACACTGGGACTGAGACACGGCCCAGACTCCTACGGGAGGCAGCAGTGGGGAATATTGCACAATGGGCGAAAGCCTGATGCAGCGACGCCGCGTGAGGGATGACGGCCTTCGGGTTGTAAACCTCTTTCAGCAGGGAAGAAGCGAAAGTGACGGTACCTGCAGAAGAAGCGCCGGCTAACTACGTGCCAGCAGCCGCGGTAATACGTAGGGCGCAAGCGTTGTCCGGAATTATTGGGCGTAAAGAGCTCGTAGGCGGCTTGTCACGTCGGATGTGAAAGCCCGAGGCTTAACCTCGGGTCTGCATTCGATACGGGCTAGCTAGAGTGTGGTAGGGGAGATCGGAATTCCTGGTGTAGCGGTGAAATGCGCAGATATCAGGAGGAACACCGGTGGCGAAGGCGGATCTCTGGGCCATTACTGACGCTGAGGAGCGAAAGCGTGGGGAGCGAACAGGATTAGATACCCTGGTAGTCCACGCCGTAAACGTTGGGAACTAGGTGTTGGCGACATTCCACGTCGTCGGTGCCGCAGCTAACGCATTAAGTTCCCCGCCTGGGGAGTACGGCCGCAAGGCTAAAACTCAAAGGAATTGACGGGGGCCCGCACAAGCAGCGGAGCATGTGGCTTAATTCGACGCAACGCGAAGAACCTTACCAAGGCTTGACATATACCGGAAAGCATTAGAGATAGTGCCCCCCTTGTGGTCGGTATACAGGTGGTGCATGGCTGTCGTCAGCTCGTGTCGTGAGATGTTGGGTTAAGTCCCGCAACGAGCGCAACCCTTGTCCTGTGTTGCCAGCATGCCCTTCGGGGTGATGGGGACTCACAGGAGACCGCCGGGGTCAACTCGGAGGAAGGTGGGGACGACGTCAAGTCATCATGCCCCTTATGTCTTGGGCTGCACACGTGCTACAATGGCCGGTACAATGAGCTGCGATACCGTGAGGTGGAGCGAATCTCAAAAAGCCGGTCTCAGTTCGGATTGGGGTCTGCAACTCGACCCCATGAAGTCGGAGTTGCTAGTAATCGCAGATCAGCATTGCTGCGGTGAATACGTTCCCGGGCCTTGTACACACCGCCCGTCACGTCACGAAAGTCGGTAACACCCGAAGCCGGTGGCCCAACCCGTAAGGGAGGGAGCTGTCGAAGGTGGGACTGGCGATTGGGACGAAGTCGTAACAAGGTAGCCGTACCGGAAGGTGCGGCTGGATCACCTCCTTTCTAAGGAGCACAGTACCGATTGCAGACAAACGTTCTGCACGGTCAGCTCAGGGTGGAACGTTGATTAGTTGGCACGGTTTCCTGGATGGATCACAAGTACTGCTTCGGCGTGGAAAGTGACTCACTGACGGGGGATCGTGCTTGGCACGTTGTTGGGTATCTGAGGGTACGGCCGTAAGGCTTTATCTTCGCGATGCCGGCCCCAGTGAACTTCGCCTTATGGGTGAGGGTGATGGGTGACTGGTCGTTGCTTGAGAACTACACAGTGGACGCGAGCATCTGTAGGCCAAGTTTTTAAGGGCGCACGGTGGATGCCTTGGCACCAGGAACCGATGAAGGACGTGAGAGGCCGCGATAGGCCCCGGGGAGCTGCCAACTGAGCTTTGATCCGGGGGTGTCCGAATGGGGAAACCCGGCAGTCGTCATGGGCTGTCACCCATGCCTGAACACATAGGGCATGTGGAGGGAACGCGGGGAAGTGAAACATCTCAGTACCCGCAGGAAGAGAAAACAACCGTGATTCCGGGAGTAGTGGCGAGCGAAACCGGATGAGGCCAAACCGTATGCGTGTGATACCCGGCAGGGGTTGCGCATGCGGGGTTGTGGGAATTCTTTTGATCGGTCTGCCGGCCGGTCGGCGAGTCAGAAACCGTTGATGTAGTCGAAGGACATGCGAAAGGTCCGGCGTAGAGGGTAAGACCCCCGTAGACGAAACATCAGCGGCTTGCTTAAGAATCTCCCAAGTAGCACGGGGCCCGAGAAATCCCGTGTGAATCTGGCGGGACCACCCGCTAAGCCTAAATATTCCCTGGTGACCGATAGCGGATAGTACCGTGAGGGAATGGTGAAAAGTACCGCGGGAGCGGAGTGAAATAGTACCTGAAACCGTGTGCCTACAAGCCGTGGGAGCGTCGCCGTTATTCTTCGGAATAACGGTCGTGACTGCGTGCCTTTTGAAGAATGAGCCTGCGAGTTAGCGGTGTGTAGCGAGGTTAACCCGTGTGGGGAAGCCGTAGCGAAAGCGAGTCCGAATAGGGCGATTGAGTTGCACGCTCTAGACCCGAAGCGGAGTGATCTAGCCATGGGCAGGTTGAAGCGGAGGTAAGACTTCGTGGAGGACCGAACCCACCAGGGTTGAAAACCTGGGGGATGACCTGTGGTTAGGGGTGAAAGGCCAATCAAACTCCGTGATAGCTGGTTCTCCCCGAAATGCATTTAGGTGCAGCGTCACGTGTTTCTTGCCGGAGGTAGAGCACTGGATAGGCGATGGGCCCTACCGGGTTACTGACCTTAGCCAAACTCCGAATGCCGGTAAGTGAGAGCGTGGCAGTGAGACTGTGGGGGATAAGCTCCATGGTCGAGAGGGAAACAGCCCAGAGCATCGACTAAGGCCCCTAAGCGTACGCTAAGTGGGAAAGGATGTGGAGTCGCAGAGACAACCAGGAGGTTGGCTTAGAAGCAGCCACCCTTGAAAGAGTGCGTAATAGCTCACTGGTCAAGTGATTCCGCGCCGACAATGTAGCGGGGCTCAAGCGTACCGCCGAAGTCGTGTCATTGCAGCAATAGGGCCAACGCCCGCTGTGATGGGTAGGGGAGCGTCGTGTGCCGGGTGAAGCAGCAGCGGAAGCTAGTTGTGGACGGTTCACGAGTGAGAATGCAGGCATGAGTAGCGATACACACGTGAGAAACGTGTGCGCCGATTGACTAAGGGTTCCTGGGTCAAGCTGATCTGCCCAGGGTAAGTCGGGACCTAAGGCGAGGCCGACAGGCGTAGTCGATGGACAACCGGTTGATATTCCGGTACCCGCTTTGAAACGCCCAATATCGAATCAGGCGATGCTAAGCCCGTGAAGCCGTTCCGGACCCTTCGGGGAAAGGAAAGTGGTGGAGCCGGCGAACCAGACTTGTAGTAGGTAAGCGATGGGGTGACGCAGGAAGGTAGTCCAGCCCGGGCGGTGGTAGTCCCGGGGTAAGGGTGTAGGCCGAGGGGTAGGCAAATCCGTCCCTCATATAAGGCTGAGACCTGATGCCGAGCCGATTGTGGTGAAGTGGATGATCCTATGCTGTCGAGAAAAGCCTCTAGCGAGTTTCATGGCGGCCCGTACCCTAAACCGACTCAGGTGGTCAGGTAGAGAATACCGAGGCGTTCGGGTGAACTATGGTTAAGGAACTCGGCAAAATGCCCCCGTAACTTCGGGAGAAGGGGGGCCATCGCTGGTGATCGGATTTACTCCGTGAGCTGGGGGTGGCCGCAGAGACCAGCGAGAAGCGACTGTTTACTAAAAACACAGGTCCGTGCGAAGCCGTAAGGCGATGTATACGGACTGACGCCTGCCCGGTGCTGGAACGTTAAGGGGACCGGTTAGTCACATTTCGGTGTGGCGAAGCTGAGAACTTAAGCGCCAGTAAACGGCGGTGGTAACTATAACCATCCTAAGGTAGCGAAATTCCTTGTCGGGTAAGTTCCGACCTGCACGAATGGCGTAACGACTTCTCGACTGTCTCAACCATAGGCCCGGTGAAATTGCACTACGAGTAAAGATGCTCGTTTCGCGCAGCAGGACGGAAAGACCCCGGGACCTTTACTATAGTTTGATATTGGTGTTCGGTTCGGCTTGTGTAGGATAGGTGGGAGACTTTGAAGCAGCCACGCCAGTGGTTGTGGAGTCGTCGTTGAAATACCACTCTGGTCGTGCTGGATGTCTAACCTCGGTCCGTGATCCGGATCAGGGACAGTGTCTGATGGGTAGTTTAACTGGGGCGGTTGCCTCCCAAAAAGTAACGGAGGCGCCCAAAGGTTCCCTCAGCCTGGTTGGCAATCAGGTGTTGAGTGTAAGTGCACAAGGGAGCTTGACTGTGAGACCGACGGGTCGAGCAGGGACGAAAGTCGGGACTAGTGATCCGGCGGTGGCTTGTGGAAGCGCCGTCGCTCAACGGATAAAAGGTACCCCGGGGATAACAGGCTGATCTTCCCCAAGAGTCCATATCGACGGGATGGTTTGGCACCTCGATGTCGGCTCGTCGCATCCTGGGGCTGGAGTCGGTCCCAAGGGTTGGGCTGTTCGCCCATTAAAGCGGTACGCGAGCTGGGTTTAGAACGTCGTGAGACAGTTCGGTCCCTATCCGCTGTGCGCGTAGGAATATTGAGAAGGGCTGTCCCTAGTACGAGAGGACCGGGACGGACGAACCTCTGGTGTGCCAGTTGTCCTGCCAAGGGCATGGCTGGTTGGCTACGTTCGGGAGGGATAACCGCTGAAAGCATCTAAGCGGGAAGCCTGCTTCAAGATGAGTATTCCCACCTCCTTGAGAGGGTAAGGCTCCCAGTAGACGACTGGGTTGATAGGCCAGATGTGGAAGCCCGGTAACGGGTGGAGCTGACTGGTACTAATAGGCCGAGGGCTTGTCCTCAGTTGCTCGCGTCCACTGTGTTAGTTCTGAAGTAACGAACTGTGTTCATATCCGGTTGGTTAACTTCATAGTGTTTCGGTGGTCATAGCGTTAGGGAAACGCCCGGTTTACATTCCGAACCCGGAAGCTAAGCCTTTCAGCGCCGATGGTACTGCAGGGGGGACCCTGTGGGAGAGTAGGACGCCGCCGAACAATCATTGTAGAAAGCCCCGTACCGGGAAACCGGTACGGGGCTTTTCTGCGTTTACGGACCGGTGCACCGGCTCCTGTAGGGTCAGGGTGCATCGTTCGACATTTCTACAGTCACAGTGGAGGCCCCCGGGTGGAGGTCCAGGAGACTCGGGTTCAGACTGACCGAATTTTCACCATTCCGAACATCCTGAGCATGGCGCGCCTCGCAGGCGTACCCCTGTTCCTGTGGCTGATCCTGGCCGAGCACGACGGCTGGGCTCTTGCCGTCCTCATGCTCAGCGGGATCAGTGACTACCTGGACGGGAAGCTGGCACGGCGCTGGAACCAGATCAGCAGCCTCGGCCGGCTGCTGGATCCCGCCGCGGACCGGCTCTACATCCTGTCCACCCTGTTCGGTCTCACGTACCGCGAGATCCTGCCGCTCTGGCTCACCGGAGCACTGCTCGCGCGCGAGCTGATGCTGCTGGTCATGGTCTGGATCCTGCGCCGGCACGGCTATCCGCCGCCCCAGGTCAACTTCCTCGGCAAGGCCGCGACCTTCAACCTGATGTACGCGTTCCCCTTCCTCCTGGTGAGCACCTGGTCGGGTTGGTTGGCCTGGATGGGGTCAGTTTTCGGATGGGCGTTCGCCGGATGGGGTACAACCCTCTATTGGTGGGCAGGAGTCCTTTACGTGGTACAAGTCCGCCGGCTGGTGAAGGCGGACGCCACGGCCGATTGAGCTCGCTCGGCGCCTGACTGACGCGGGGGAGTGGTCCAGTCACCGTCCGAGACGGGTGAGGTCGGCGATACGCCGTCTCTCAAGGAGGACTCTTCCGACATGAAGGCCGTCGTGATGGCTGGTGGCGAAGGCACTCGGCTTCGCCCCATGACCTCAAGCATGCCCAAGCCGCTCCTGCCGGTGGCGAACCGGCCGATCATGGAGCACGTGCTCAGGCTGCTCAAGCGGCATGGGCTCAACGAAACCGTGGTCACCGTGCAGTTCCTGGCGTCGCTCGTCAGGAACTACTTCGGTGACGGCGAGGAGCTCGGAATGGAGCTCACCTATGCCAACGAGGAGAAGCCACTCGGCACCGCCGGCAGCGTGAAGAACGCCGAGGAGGCTCTGAAGGACGACACGTTCCTCGTCATCTCCGGCGACGCGCTCACCGACTTCGACCTGACCGACCTGATCCGTTTCCACAAGGAGAAGGGCGGACTCGTCACGGTGTGCCTCACCCGGGTACCGAATCCGCTGGAATTCGGCATCACCATCGTGGACGAGGAAGGCAAGGTCGAGCGCTTCCTCGAGAAGCCGACCTGGGGCCAGGTG is a window encoding:
- the ptsP gene encoding phosphoenolpyruvate--protein phosphotransferase; translation: METTLRGVGVSHGVAIGEVRHMGTAVLEPPAKQITADEAEREQGRARQAVEAVSADLIARGQLAGGEAQHVLEAQAMIATDPELMADVDRRIAVGSTAERGVYDAFAAYRDLLAGAGEYMAGRVADLDDVRNRIVARLLGVPMPGVPDSDEPYVLIARDLAPADTALLDPTLVLGFVTEEGGPTSHSAILARALGVPAIVALPGAGEIAEGTVIAVDGSTGDLFVEPSAAKRAELEAAAAERKAALSASSGPGATSDGHKVPLLANIGGPADVPAAVDAGAEGVGLFRTEFLFLDDSKHAPTEEKQIESYRKVLEAFPEGRVVVRVLDAGADKPLDFLTPADEPNPALGVRGLRSLLDHPDVLRTQLTALAKAAEGLPVYLEVMAPMVADRIDAKAFADACREAGLKAKFGAMVEIPSAALRARSILQEVEFLSLGTNDLAQYAFAADRQVGAVSRLQDPWQPALLDLIAMSAEAAKAEGKSCGVCGEAASDPLLACVLTGLGVTSLSMGAASIPYVRATLAKYTLAQCERAAAAARASDTAEEARVAAQAVLSGE
- a CDS encoding CDP-alcohol phosphatidyltransferase family protein encodes the protein MEVQETRVQTDRIFTIPNILSMARLAGVPLFLWLILAEHDGWALAVLMLSGISDYLDGKLARRWNQISSLGRLLDPAADRLYILSTLFGLTYREILPLWLTGALLARELMLLVMVWILRRHGYPPPQVNFLGKAATFNLMYAFPFLLVSTWSGWLAWMGSVFGWAFAGWGTTLYWWAGVLYVVQVRRLVKADATAD
- a CDS encoding PTS glucose transporter subunit IIA, whose amino-acid sequence is MTSVTSPLAGTAIGLAAVPDPVFSGAMVGPGTAIDPVREPSAAVSPVDGVVVSLHPHAYVVVDSEGHGVLTHLGIDTVQLNGEGFELLVNKGDTVTRGQEVIRWDPAAVEAAGKSPICPVVALEATADSLTDVVEAGDMKAGDVLFGWQ